A stretch of Planctomicrobium piriforme DNA encodes these proteins:
- a CDS encoding acyl-CoA desaturase yields MKAADFPTATEEPPHTRIHECDSAEIDRAEVAEAVADVSIVEPAPEERTIRPPDAPLIHTVGTLIGILLPFFGVIAAMVVSWQKGWLDWTQLSILIVGQLLTALGLTLGYHRMLTHRSFSTYPAVRAFWMMMGALALQKSPIEWCATHRKHHALSDKPGDPHSPHDFEPGFVNSLRGFWHAHVGWILTGHIIATDQKRYVPDLLQDPMAMWIHRYWEVLWFPLTFLIPTGVAWAITGTGEGALLGFLWGGCVRVFLVQHFTFAVNSICHMFGPKTYHSSDDSRNNFICGILSAGEGFHNNHHAFPTSARHGLEWWQPDLTWYTIRFMELIGLAWDVKLPSQAMRDSKRIVREPAAGK; encoded by the coding sequence TTGAAAGCTGCCGACTTTCCGACTGCAACTGAAGAACCGCCGCACACACGGATTCACGAGTGTGACAGTGCGGAAATTGATCGTGCTGAGGTTGCGGAGGCCGTAGCCGACGTCTCGATCGTGGAACCGGCGCCTGAGGAACGGACGATCCGGCCACCTGACGCTCCGCTGATTCATACCGTGGGGACGTTGATCGGGATCCTGCTCCCTTTTTTCGGCGTGATCGCCGCCATGGTGGTCAGCTGGCAGAAGGGCTGGCTCGACTGGACGCAGCTTTCGATTCTCATCGTCGGGCAGCTACTGACCGCGCTGGGGCTCACACTCGGTTATCACCGCATGCTGACGCATCGGTCGTTCAGCACTTATCCCGCTGTTCGGGCATTCTGGATGATGATGGGCGCACTCGCTCTGCAGAAGTCCCCCATTGAATGGTGCGCCACGCATCGCAAGCACCACGCGTTAAGCGACAAACCTGGCGATCCCCATTCCCCGCACGATTTTGAACCGGGGTTCGTCAATTCACTGCGAGGCTTCTGGCACGCCCATGTCGGCTGGATTTTGACAGGGCACATCATCGCGACCGACCAGAAACGCTATGTCCCGGATCTGTTGCAAGACCCGATGGCGATGTGGATTCACCGTTATTGGGAGGTCTTGTGGTTCCCACTGACCTTCCTGATTCCGACCGGCGTCGCCTGGGCGATCACCGGCACCGGGGAGGGGGCGCTGCTCGGATTTCTGTGGGGGGGCTGCGTGCGGGTGTTCCTCGTGCAGCACTTTACCTTTGCTGTGAACTCCATCTGCCACATGTTCGGCCCCAAGACTTACCATTCCTCAGACGATTCCCGCAACAACTTCATTTGCGGCATCCTGAGTGCCGGCGAAGGCTTCCACAACAACCACCACGCTTTTCCAACTTCTGCCCGACACGGCCTGGAATGGTGGCAACCGGATCTGACGTGGTACACGATCCGCTTCATGGAACTGATCGGCCTGGCCTGGGACGTGAAGCTCCCATCACAGGCGATGCGAGACAGCAAGCGGATCGTGCGCGAGCCGGCGGCTGGGAAATAA
- a CDS encoding glycosyltransferase family 39 protein, with product MAAELNGSPVRLAQKPTRRPLSGWVALLALCLPYVLLLILVPPGGETPAADDFDYSATAFHLLKTGRLVLSDWPAMTLVGHVLWGALFGTIGGANYASLRLSMLALSVMTTLSLYFWCRRQGHGQFFSVCAGLMFAVNPFTVLYEYTFMTDLTGAAAATALLVFCPKFSETRLSRWFAYGVSGGFAYLVRETAAIPFLVVVGIAFCGLFAGTVEREKFFVMLFPAAVLFVAYQVWLHDWSGVPYHRQTSMLATGSLGERFRRLLLILTGLGFQLLPVVVLLRWEIVRQKWRRSVLLLIVLASSAYIGYGTIPMEVLLIGKAGSIPFVRVAAGWVSIAAAAQLLILWTRLFKQVLPGFLQDAWKLAPILSLAANILLMLVTRLYFDRYLLSLLPLAILVTAQAMPPNSVSQRTRAIAALLLLLTAVSSFMHLQHHQQRQQKFWSVAEQLHAAGIEPRVVDGGLTYAGWYRYTPAYRGETHQGPYLSRLSREEFEMALLGLSPYSDYAHRAILLDDQNRPGYRVLVEFPYDSWSGGGKIVVAQRDDLDETKLPPQFLEWVRSMNAVPHQRVDF from the coding sequence TTGGCCGCTGAATTGAATGGATCCCCCGTCAGGCTCGCGCAGAAGCCAACCCGTCGCCCATTGAGCGGCTGGGTCGCCTTGCTGGCGCTTTGTTTGCCGTATGTGCTGCTGCTGATCCTCGTTCCTCCCGGCGGCGAGACTCCTGCTGCGGACGATTTTGACTATTCAGCCACCGCGTTTCATCTGTTGAAGACGGGTCGTCTGGTGCTGTCGGACTGGCCGGCGATGACGCTGGTCGGGCATGTCTTGTGGGGAGCTTTATTTGGAACGATCGGCGGGGCGAACTACGCCTCGTTGCGGCTTTCCATGTTGGCCCTGTCGGTCATGACGACGCTGTCGCTGTATTTCTGGTGTCGTCGTCAGGGACACGGACAATTCTTCTCGGTCTGCGCGGGGTTGATGTTCGCGGTGAATCCATTCACCGTTTTGTATGAATACACGTTCATGACCGATTTGACCGGCGCGGCGGCTGCAACTGCATTGCTGGTGTTTTGTCCAAAGTTTTCAGAGACGCGGTTGTCGCGCTGGTTCGCATATGGGGTATCGGGAGGGTTTGCCTATCTCGTAAGAGAGACGGCAGCGATTCCTTTTCTGGTGGTCGTCGGAATCGCGTTCTGCGGCTTGTTTGCAGGCACAGTGGAGCGGGAAAAGTTCTTTGTGATGCTGTTTCCGGCGGCCGTGCTGTTTGTGGCCTATCAAGTGTGGCTTCACGACTGGAGCGGAGTTCCCTATCACCGTCAGACCTCAATGTTGGCGACCGGTTCGCTGGGAGAACGCTTTCGCAGACTTCTGTTGATTCTCACTGGTCTCGGCTTTCAACTCCTGCCTGTCGTTGTATTACTGCGATGGGAAATTGTGCGTCAGAAATGGCGCCGAAGCGTGCTGTTGCTCATCGTTCTCGCGAGTTCTGCGTACATCGGCTACGGAACGATTCCAATGGAAGTCCTGCTCATTGGCAAGGCAGGCAGCATCCCGTTCGTGAGAGTTGCGGCAGGCTGGGTTTCCATCGCGGCTGCGGCACAACTGCTCATCCTCTGGACGCGGCTTTTCAAACAAGTCCTGCCTGGTTTTCTTCAGGACGCCTGGAAGCTCGCGCCGATTTTATCGTTGGCAGCGAACATTCTTTTGATGTTGGTGACCAGGCTCTATTTTGATCGCTACCTGCTCTCTCTATTACCGCTGGCGATCCTGGTCACCGCTCAGGCGATGCCGCCGAACTCCGTTTCCCAGCGGACACGTGCAATCGCCGCGCTGCTGTTGTTGCTCACGGCCGTTTCGTCGTTCATGCATCTGCAGCATCATCAGCAGCGTCAGCAGAAATTCTGGTCGGTTGCGGAGCAACTGCATGCCGCCGGAATCGAGCCGCGGGTCGTGGATGGCGGCCTGACGTATGCCGGATGGTATCGGTATACGCCGGCCTATCGGGGGGAAACGCATCAGGGACCGTATTTAAGTCGGCTTTCGCGAGAAGAATTCGAAATGGCCCTGTTGGGGCTGAGTCCGTATTCGGACTACGCTCATCGCGCGATTCTGCTGGATGATCAGAACCGCCCCGGCTATCGCGTACTCGTCGAATTCCCATATGACAGTTGGTCAGGCGGCGGCAAGATCGTTGTTGCGCAACGAGACGATCTCGACGAAACGAAGTTGCCGCCGCAGTTCCTGGAATGGGTGCGGAGCATGAACGCCGTGCCACACCAGCGGGTTGATTTTTAG
- a CDS encoding (Fe-S)-binding protein, whose translation MTASADVPLTTGLPAQAGSGAAIPYERFLDCVHCGLCTSACPTYLETGDENNSPRGRIYLMRAVTDGRLELTPAVTRHLDLCLDCRSCETACPSGVQYGRLIEPFRVAMHSPKPGEPVKRDWFRSLILYGLFPYAQRLRWALWPARIMQKLGLDLLVEKAGLNRLLPQRLQRMQRLLPRLQARPAELPKFLPAIGPKRGRVALFTGCVADAMFPQVNWATAQVLQQNGCDVLIPRSQACCGAIHYHSGAGQPALELALTNERAFNIEDLDAVIVNVAGCGSMLKDYGHMAEEVCGDRPDLIRRLSHLAGKFKDVNEYLAELGPVVPQQQVPEVVTYHDACHLCHAQQIRSQPRQLLDMIPGLKVLPLAESEICCGAAGSYNLTEPEMADRLGRRKVGHILNTGAKCVVSANAGCTLQIQAMLRASGHADIPVVHPMELLAKSYGLTPPKSGGDDDVKPESSRAMMASCIIAAGLYAPVIFAVAFLPYYPFGSGTLSLFDVVAFPSWPLLMLSDGSKLKSVMSIVACITLVIMTGAVLQRSFVALAAATIAAAACSSLGVYGTLMFSVS comes from the coding sequence ATGACCGCTTCCGCTGATGTTCCTCTGACGACCGGGTTGCCTGCGCAGGCTGGCAGCGGTGCGGCGATTCCTTACGAACGCTTTCTCGACTGCGTCCACTGCGGGCTCTGTACGTCCGCCTGTCCGACCTATCTTGAAACGGGTGATGAGAACAACAGCCCCCGTGGTCGCATCTATCTCATGCGGGCCGTGACCGATGGTCGGCTCGAACTGACTCCGGCGGTGACACGACATCTCGATTTGTGTCTCGACTGCCGCAGTTGCGAAACGGCGTGCCCCTCCGGCGTGCAGTATGGCCGGCTGATCGAGCCATTTCGAGTTGCCATGCACAGCCCGAAACCGGGGGAACCGGTCAAACGCGACTGGTTTCGCAGCCTGATCCTGTATGGCCTGTTCCCCTATGCCCAACGATTGCGCTGGGCATTGTGGCCTGCACGGATCATGCAGAAATTGGGCCTCGACCTGCTTGTCGAAAAGGCAGGCCTCAACCGCTTGCTCCCCCAGCGGCTGCAACGGATGCAGCGTCTGCTTCCCAGATTGCAGGCCCGACCGGCCGAACTTCCCAAGTTCCTGCCAGCCATCGGGCCGAAGCGAGGCCGCGTGGCGCTGTTTACCGGCTGCGTGGCGGATGCCATGTTTCCCCAGGTGAACTGGGCCACCGCTCAGGTGTTGCAGCAGAACGGCTGCGATGTGTTGATTCCGCGTTCGCAAGCGTGTTGCGGGGCGATTCATTATCACTCCGGGGCAGGGCAGCCGGCGCTGGAACTGGCCCTCACCAACGAACGGGCCTTCAACATCGAAGACCTCGACGCCGTCATCGTGAACGTGGCAGGTTGCGGGTCGATGCTGAAAGACTACGGCCACATGGCGGAAGAAGTCTGCGGCGACCGACCCGACCTGATTCGCCGATTGTCACATCTGGCCGGCAAGTTCAAAGACGTGAACGAATACCTGGCCGAACTCGGCCCCGTCGTTCCGCAACAGCAAGTGCCAGAGGTAGTCACCTATCACGATGCCTGCCACTTGTGCCATGCCCAGCAGATCCGTTCACAGCCGCGGCAACTGCTCGACATGATTCCGGGTCTGAAAGTGCTGCCGCTCGCGGAATCAGAAATCTGCTGCGGCGCGGCCGGCTCATACAATCTGACCGAACCAGAAATGGCCGACCGCCTGGGCCGCCGCAAAGTGGGCCACATCCTCAACACCGGAGCCAAGTGCGTGGTCAGCGCCAACGCCGGCTGCACCCTGCAGATTCAAGCCATGCTCCGCGCCAGCGGCCACGCTGATATCCCCGTGGTCCACCCAATGGAACTCCTCGCCAAGAGTTACGGGCTAACGCCGCCGAAAAGTGGAGGAGACGATGACGTAAAGCCGGAAAGCTCGCGAGCGATGATGGCTAGTTGCATCATTGCAGCAGGGCTCTACGCGCCGGTGATCTTTGCCGTTGCTTTCCTTCCATACTATCCATTTGGATCTGGCACATTGAGTCTGTTCGATGTCGTCGCCTTCCCAAGTTGGCCTTTGCTGATGCTTTCAGACGGTTCCAAACTCAAGTCGGTAATGAGCATCGTCGCATGCATTACTCTCGTCATCATGACAGGCGCAGTCTTACAACGTAGCTTCGTCGCCTTAGCTGCCGCCACGATCGCTGCCGCCGCCTGCTCTTCGTTGGGAGTTTACGGCACTCTCATGTTCTCAGTGTCGTAG
- a CDS encoding cupin domain-containing protein encodes MPRLIAQPTLITAAGNKPKRIEEFVGRVNSGDAGVSVARMVSPHGWVEPGQRPEFREITVVLKGSLRVESETGVLDVPAGQAVITEPGEWVRYSTPGDAGAEYIAICLPAFSMETVRRDA; translated from the coding sequence ATGCCTCGCCTGATCGCTCAACCGACCCTCATCACCGCCGCAGGCAACAAACCTAAGCGGATCGAAGAATTTGTCGGCCGGGTGAACTCGGGCGATGCCGGAGTCAGCGTCGCGAGAATGGTTTCCCCGCACGGCTGGGTCGAACCCGGCCAGCGGCCCGAGTTCCGCGAAATCACCGTCGTCCTGAAGGGAAGCCTGCGAGTGGAATCCGAAACCGGCGTTCTCGATGTCCCCGCAGGTCAGGCGGTCATCACCGAACCTGGCGAATGGGTCCGTTACAGTACGCCAGGCGATGCCGGTGCAGAATACATCGCGATCTGCCTGCCCGCGTTTTCGATGGAGACGGTGCGGAGGGATGCGTGA